The window GATGTTGTCGGGGCCGTAGAAGGCGTCGATCCAGCCGATAAAGCCGATGCGGCGATAGCCCATGGCGTGGATCGCTGCCAGCAGCCGGCTCATGGCGAGGGAAACGTCGCTCAGCACGGCGTCGTCCACGTCTCCGGCAGGCGCATAATCGGCGAACACCAGGTGCCGGCTATGGCGGCGGAGCCATTCGAGCTCGTCGCCATAGTAGTGACCAACGGCCACCACGCCCGAGGCTCCCTCCAGCATTGCCGCTTCGGGAGCGCTCCCGGTCAGGAAGACCTTGACGACCTCGCTTTTCAGCGCCTGACAGCGGCTTTCGATGCCGAGCCTGACGCCGACATAATAGGGATCTGCAAGTTCCTGGGCGGGATCGAGGAAATGCACGAGCGCAATCTTCAGCCCGGCGCCGATGCCTTGGGCAGCGGCGCGGATGCGGTTGCGCGGCGTGGCATAGTTGAGCGCCTCGGCCGTCTCGATGATTGCCTGGCGCTTCGTGGTGGAGATCGATAGCGTCGGATCGTAGTTCAAGACCCGCGAGACGGTCGCTGACGAGACGCCGACGGCCGATGCGATTTCCTTGATTGTGACCATTCTCTTGCGTCCCGCCTGTCAGCCGCGCGCGCTGCTTTTGCTTTGCTCACTCGTTTAGTAAATTTTTATCGCGACTTTTTCAATCGCAAGCAGCAGCGAGCGTGGTCACGGACTCGCTTATCTTCTGCGTTTTCACGGGTACGCTCGCATACATGCCGGTGGTGCGGAACTCGGTCGGACTTGCGCCGAAGACGCGGCGGAACACCTTGGCGAAATAATTGGGATCGTCGAAGCCCGACAGGATCGCGACTTCCTTGACCGGCAGGCTTGCGGTCTTGGTGAGAAGCTTCACCGCCCGCTGCAGCCGCTTCTGCAGGACGAATTCGGCCGGCGGCATGCCCTCGCTTGCCGCGAAGACGCGCGAGAAATGCGCCCGGCTGAGACCCGAGACCTTTGCGAGTTCCTCGACCGGGAGCGGCTTTTCCAAGTTGGCCATGATGTGATCGATGACGTGATGCATGGTCCGGTATTCCTGGCTGAAGACCGGGTGCGACCCAAAGACGTCGTCATAGAGCGCCATTGCCGCCTCGTAGGCGATCGCCGAGGCGCGACCCGGCGTCTCGCCGCCGGTGATGAGGCGCAGGCTGCAATCGGCCAAATGCTCGATCGTTTCCGGTTGCAGCTTCAGCACAGGGCCCGTTACCGCCAGGATGGCCCGGTGGATTCGGAGCGCCTCTTCACCGTTCATCGATATCCAGAAGAACTCCCAGCGTCCCCCGTCCTCCAGCCAGTAGCGGTGATTGTGCGGCACCAGCAGAAGCTGCGTCTCGCCCGGGCGCAGCCGATAGGTACGGTTCTCGTA of the Sinorhizobium chiapasense genome contains:
- a CDS encoding LacI family DNA-binding transcriptional regulator, translated to MVTIKEIASAVGVSSATVSRVLNYDPTLSISTTKRQAIIETAEALNYATPRNRIRAAAQGIGAGLKIALVHFLDPAQELADPYYVGVRLGIESRCQALKSEVVKVFLTGSAPEAAMLEGASGVVAVGHYYGDELEWLRRHSRHLVFADYAPAGDVDDAVLSDVSLAMSRLLAAIHAMGYRRIGFIGWIDAFYGPDNIHAERRCRTYIDWMTKAGLYDPELCMVERMTPDSGYTLAKAMLTKPNPPQILITCNDNMALGAYRAIHEMGLKIPDDVAVVSFNDIPVAQFLGPPLSTVKIPAELIGETAVDLLLERLSGREIAKKVVLGTEIIWRGSTPHAADAAAVVEARRSASS
- a CDS encoding AraC family transcriptional regulator, with product MGNSVLQDLIDHGPVMRTVSLPRGRQSLHTMPTSTGYEIRTDASYDWDGRKRGQTPFTVLQHTIGGAGNLRYENRTYRLRPGETQLLLVPHNHRYWLEDGGRWEFFWISMNGEEALRIHRAILAVTGPVLKLQPETIEHLADCSLRLITGGETPGRASAIAYEAAMALYDDVFGSHPVFSQEYRTMHHVIDHIMANLEKPLPVEELAKVSGLSRAHFSRVFAASEGMPPAEFVLQKRLQRAVKLLTKTASLPVKEVAILSGFDDPNYFAKVFRRVFGASPTEFRTTGMYASVPVKTQKISESVTTLAAACD